CGTCCCCGTGCGATTTCCGCTGTGACACCACAGAGGATGGGCCGACCTCCCAACTCGACCCACAAGTCCTGCATGGCCACCAGGGGGGGAGATATCACGGACAGAGGAATACTCGCGGGAGGAACAGCAGTATTCATCGCAGGGCCTTGGCTAAAGCCTCCAAATTGGCACGCATCCGCCGCTCGTACCAGTCCGGTGTTAGGTCATGGAGGGGTGCGGTTTCCAGCGTGTCGATTTCCACGAGAACCGGCTCAGGAACGCCGCGGCGTTGCAGCTCCTTGACCAGTTCATGCCCGGAGTGGGAATTGCTGTACTGCGGCTCGACGCTGATCACCCGCACTGGCCGTTTCTCATCGGCGCATAAGGCAATTAGTTTCTTCAACTGCTTGTCGCTAGGTTCCACACCTGGATTTTTCTGAACCACGCCGACGACATTCAGTTGAAACGTCTTCGCAAAGTAGGCCAAGGATTCGTGGAAAGTGACCAATTGGCGATCCTTTTTGTCTTGCAACAAAGTGCGGCCATAGTCTGTGAGTTGGCGCAGGCGGGTGATATATTCCTGGGCCCGGCGGCGGTAGGCTTCCGCATGAGCAGGGTCTCTCTCGATGAGGGCATCGCGAATCACTTCCACTTGCCAAATGGCATACTCTGGACTTAGCCACACGTGCGGATCGTGGCCATGCTCATGGCTGTGCTCTTCCTCCTCAGCCCCTTCCTCGTGATGGCAGCAACTGCCTTCGCAGAGCATCGCCGGTGGAATGCGGTTGCTCACGTCCACGACTTGAAGGCGAGAGTTGTTGCTGGCCTGGCGCAGCTTTTCGGGCCTGTCGCCTTCCAGCCCCAGCCCGTTGATCAAAAACAGATCAGCTTGGCGGAGCAAGCGGGCATCCTTGTCCGTTGGATTGAAGTGATGGGGACCGGAGGTGGTCATTAGCGGCCGCACGACAGCATCTTCACCAGCCACGTTCAGGGCAAAGCAGTACAACGGGGCAAACGAAGCGACGACCTTGGGACCGGGATGATCCGCTGGCCAGACTTCGCTTCCCCCGCTACAGCCTCCGGCAGTGGCCATCATAGCTACAACACCCAGCAGTCGGGCCAAGCGATTCCAGAGCCAGGTCCAGGATCGCATAGCAGGGGGAAACATCGGCGAACTCCTGGGGGATGGAATTACTTTGTATTACCATTTATATTCTACTGCGACCTTTCTGCGCATTCAAGAGACACCGATGTTTTTCGAGAATCCTCTTCAGACGGGATCGCATACGATTGATACACTGTCAGCTATGTACTGCGAAAGTCACCTGGGATTTTGTTGCCGCGGTGCTCTGACGGAACGGGCAAAATCACGGGGCAGGATATATGGCGGGCGATGAGAGAGTAGGCCAAGGGGTCACTTTTTCTTAGGCAGTCGAATGGGGAATTCCTTGGAGTCAGTCCGTGCCGTTTTGAGGTAGGTTTCGATCCGCATAATGATATCTGGATGCTGCGCGGCGATATTACGGGTTTCACTAGGGTCGGCTTGCAAGTCGTATAGCTCCAAGGGGAGGTTAGGGGCGTGCCGCACGGCTTTCCAACTTCCGTGGCGAACAGCTTGGCGGAAGCCGCCTTCGTGAAACTCCCAGTAGAGGAACTCATGGGTGCGCTGTTGCCCCTGACCTGTCAAGAGCGGGGCAAGAGAGATACCGTCGAGCTGAGAGGGGACGGGCACGCCAGCGAGATCGCAAGCGGTGGGGAGAAAATCCCAGAAGGCGGTCACATGATCGGTCACCGTTCCGGGCTTGATGCGCTCAGGCCAGCGGATGATGAAAGGGACGCGGATGCCCCCCTCGTAAAGGTCTCGTTTGATACCTCGGAATGGTCCGGAGCTGCGGAAGAACTCCGGTTTATTGCCGCCTTCCCGGTGCGGACCGTTATCGCTGGTGAAGATGACGAGGGTATTCCTCTCCAGCTTCAGTTTCCGCAAGTGGGTGAGGATGGTTCCAATATCCGCATCCAAGCGAGTGATCATGGCTGCCTTGTTCTTTTCCGCCTGAGGCCAGTCCTCGTGGGTGTAAGGGGCGTCGTCCGGGACCTCGTTACCTTCGCCCGTGGCACGGGTCCGTTCATTGTTCGCGTGGGGTACCGTGGTGGCGAAATAGAGGAAAAAGGGCCGATCTCGATGAGCTGTCAGGAACCGTAGGGCTTCCTCTCGAAATAGGTCCGGGGCGTAAACCCGCCGTTGGGCGGCTACGTTTTCCACAGTGGACTGGGGATTGTCAATGCGGACCTTCTCCTCGTTCCGCCATAGAAAATCTGGATAGTAATTGTGGGCATGATGCTGATTGAGATAGCCGAAGAAATAGTCGAACCCCTTCCGGGTGGGGAGGCCTGTGCTCCCCGCTTCGCCAAGTCCCCATTTGCCGATGAGAGCGGTGGCGTAACCGGCCTTTTTGAGCAGCTCTGCTATGCAGATGTCATTCGGTGCTAAGGGCACATTCGAGCGGGGGCTGCCGCCTCCTCCATTGCCTCGAACCCGGCAGTGGCCGGTATGTAAGCCGGTCATGAGAGCACAACGAGACGGCGCGCACACCGTGCTGCCAGCATAGGCGTTCGTGAAACGGATTCCCTCTTCAGCTAGTTGATCCAGATGCGGTGTGCGGATCTTCTGCTGGCCGTAGCAACCCAAATCACCGTAACCCAAATCGTCGGCGACAATTAGCAGAATGTTCGGTGGACGGCCTCCGGGAATGGCTGGCTCTGAGGGTTCTGCCGCTGGAGTGTCTGTCACCCCGGCCCCACCTGCACCTAGGCCAAAGGCGATTCCAGTCACCAGTATCGCTCGCAGCATGCGTTTGCTCCACGGCTCAATGCCAGGCTTATAACCTGGGGGCTGTGATCCGTCCGTTTCTAAACTTATGCCCTCAACGATGAGAGTAAACACTGCGACGTCCTGGACAAGTTGAAATCCGGTGATGCTTGAGAGAAAGCAACAGTCAAGGCTCAATCCAGCGTAATCACCCTTCTGAGGGAACGAAGAGATGAGAACGCTCGTGCGTGATGATGCTTACGGCGAGTTTTTTCCAGTTCCTCCGTCACTAATGAGGGGCGAAGAGGATGGCAGCG
This genomic interval from Thermogemmata fonticola contains the following:
- a CDS encoding arylsulfatase, which translates into the protein MLRAILVTGIAFGLGAGGAGVTDTPAAEPSEPAIPGGRPPNILLIVADDLGYGDLGCYGQQKIRTPHLDQLAEEGIRFTNAYAGSTVCAPSRCALMTGLHTGHCRVRGNGGGGSPRSNVPLAPNDICIAELLKKAGYATALIGKWGLGEAGSTGLPTRKGFDYFFGYLNQHHAHNYYPDFLWRNEEKVRIDNPQSTVENVAAQRRVYAPDLFREEALRFLTAHRDRPFFLYFATTVPHANNERTRATGEGNEVPDDAPYTHEDWPQAEKNKAAMITRLDADIGTILTHLRKLKLERNTLVIFTSDNGPHREGGNKPEFFRSSGPFRGIKRDLYEGGIRVPFIIRWPERIKPGTVTDHVTAFWDFLPTACDLAGVPVPSQLDGISLAPLLTGQGQQRTHEFLYWEFHEGGFRQAVRHGSWKAVRHAPNLPLELYDLQADPSETRNIAAQHPDIIMRIETYLKTARTDSKEFPIRLPKKK
- a CDS encoding metal ABC transporter substrate-binding protein, which encodes MFPPAMRSWTWLWNRLARLLGVVAMMATAGGCSGGSEVWPADHPGPKVVASFAPLYCFALNVAGEDAVVRPLMTTSGPHHFNPTDKDARLLRQADLFLINGLGLEGDRPEKLRQASNNSRLQVVDVSNRIPPAMLCEGSCCHHEEGAEEEEHSHEHGHDPHVWLSPEYAIWQVEVIRDALIERDPAHAEAYRRRAQEYITRLRQLTDYGRTLLQDKKDRQLVTFHESLAYFAKTFQLNVVGVVQKNPGVEPSDKQLKKLIALCADEKRPVRVISVEPQYSNSHSGHELVKELQRRGVPEPVLVEIDTLETAPLHDLTPDWYERRMRANLEALAKALR